A stretch of Leptospira sp. WS39.C2 DNA encodes these proteins:
- a CDS encoding NAD(P)/FAD-dependent oxidoreductase: MSEKQKRIIVIGAGFGGLQVIKSLANHKNFEILVIDKKNHHLFQPLLYQVATAVLSPADIAIPTRSITSNYKNVTILYGEVTNIDFDNKEVKFQNNTEKYDYLVIATGAKTSYFGNSNWQSKTLGLKNLKDALAIRKQILLSFEQAELIGNYQNSKSLMHYAIIGGGPTGVELAGSIAELSHNIIRKDFRNIDSGMTKVTLIEAGPRILNAFSESSSSFTKQKLESRGVEVLTNSPVLDITDTGVVLKDRTIESKTIIWAAGVEGSELAKKLSINKDKANRIFVDEFCRSTNYSDVFVIGDAANFSKGLPKPLPGVSPVAMQQGRYVAKTILSIEKNKNLTPFEYFDKGNMATIGRTDAVAEFGVIRLKGILGWFGWLFVHLVYQVGFKNKMSTLISWVWSYLTFRAGSRLIQEEVNDLSIGS, encoded by the coding sequence GTGTCGGAAAAACAAAAAAGAATCATCGTCATAGGTGCCGGATTCGGTGGCCTACAAGTAATCAAATCATTAGCCAATCACAAAAATTTCGAGATACTTGTTATAGACAAGAAAAACCATCATTTGTTTCAACCATTACTTTACCAAGTTGCAACAGCTGTCCTATCTCCTGCAGACATTGCTATTCCAACTAGATCAATTACTTCCAATTATAAAAATGTTACAATTTTGTACGGTGAAGTTACAAACATCGACTTTGATAATAAAGAGGTTAAATTTCAAAACAATACGGAAAAATACGATTATTTGGTAATTGCGACAGGCGCTAAAACAAGTTACTTTGGAAATTCAAATTGGCAATCTAAAACTTTGGGATTAAAAAATCTGAAAGATGCATTAGCAATTCGCAAACAAATATTATTATCCTTTGAACAAGCGGAATTAATTGGTAACTATCAAAATTCAAAAAGTTTAATGCACTATGCCATCATCGGTGGTGGACCAACTGGAGTCGAATTGGCAGGATCGATTGCAGAGTTATCCCATAATATAATCAGAAAAGATTTTCGAAATATTGATTCAGGAATGACAAAAGTAACTTTGATAGAAGCAGGACCTAGAATACTGAATGCTTTTAGCGAATCTTCAAGTTCATTCACAAAGCAAAAACTGGAAAGTAGGGGAGTTGAAGTTTTAACGAATTCACCAGTTTTAGATATAACTGATACAGGTGTAGTTTTAAAAGATAGAACCATTGAATCTAAAACAATCATTTGGGCGGCTGGCGTGGAAGGCTCCGAATTGGCAAAAAAATTGTCGATTAACAAAGATAAGGCGAATAGAATCTTTGTTGATGAATTCTGCAGATCGACTAATTACAGTGATGTGTTTGTAATTGGTGATGCCGCCAATTTTAGTAAAGGACTACCTAAACCTTTACCTGGTGTATCCCCTGTGGCCATGCAACAAGGAAGGTATGTTGCTAAAACTATTTTATCCATTGAAAAAAACAAAAACCTAACTCCATTTGAATATTTTGACAAAGGGAACATGGCAACTATTGGCAGGACCGATGCAGTTGCGGAATTTGGTGTCATACGCTTGAAAGGTATTTTAGGTTGGTTTGGATGGTTATTTGTTCATTTAGTTTATCAAGTTGGATTTAAAAACAAAATGAGTACGCTGATTAGTTGGGTTTGGAGTTATCTAACTTTCCGAGCAGGATCTAGATTAATCCAAGAAGAAGTAAATGATTTATCAATTGGATCTTAA
- a CDS encoding low molecular weight protein-tyrosine-phosphatase, with translation MENKIKVLFICLGNICRSPAAQGAFEDLVNKSNKQHLFEIDSCGTSGFHDGELPDPRTRKVALQRNIQLTHRSRKLKSEDLVYFDYLLVMDDNNFKEVISLTSDESIRKKVFKFAKFRTNQGSEIVPDPYFGNETEFQYVQDLVEDCSVGFLKYLGV, from the coding sequence ATGGAAAATAAAATCAAAGTATTGTTTATCTGTTTAGGCAACATTTGTAGATCACCTGCCGCACAAGGTGCATTCGAAGATTTAGTTAATAAAAGTAACAAACAACATTTGTTTGAAATCGACTCCTGTGGAACATCTGGTTTTCATGACGGCGAATTACCAGACCCTCGCACAAGAAAGGTTGCTTTACAAAGAAATATACAACTAACTCACAGATCTCGAAAACTAAAATCGGAAGATTTAGTTTATTTTGATTACTTACTAGTGATGGATGATAACAACTTTAAAGAAGTAATCAGTCTAACTAGTGATGAATCAATTAGAAAAAAAGTTTTCAAATTTGCCAAGTTTCGGACCAACCAAGGTTCTGAAATAGTCCCAGACCCATATTTTGGAAATGAAACTGAATTCCAATATGTGCAAGATTTAGTAGAAGACTGTTCCGTTGGTTTTTTAAAATACCTAGGAGTATAA
- a CDS encoding M48 family metallopeptidase, which translates to MNQIDLKIERKISKGKNITLTVYQNGKVILKHPARISKIQLDSFLAEKHNWILNKLNKLPKNIPKSLKFMEGESLPIFGEILPIFLNEKNTILLPDRGFYVRHEKNDLIRLKKAKSYLKSILLEKINPLVHKYESNLNTKVKKLTIRTMRSLWGSCNSKNYISINLSLIHCPDFIIEYIVLHEIAHTIQHNHSQKFWNIVKSQNPNYKVAEKWLKDTGKTYIYYLN; encoded by the coding sequence ATGAATCAAATTGATTTAAAAATCGAAAGAAAAATTTCCAAAGGAAAAAATATTACGTTAACAGTATACCAAAACGGTAAAGTAATTTTAAAACATCCTGCTAGAATTTCGAAAATACAGTTGGATAGTTTTCTTGCTGAGAAACACAACTGGATACTCAATAAACTTAACAAACTCCCTAAAAATATTCCTAAATCATTAAAATTTATGGAAGGTGAGTCTTTGCCAATTTTTGGTGAAATTCTTCCTATTTTTTTAAATGAAAAAAATACAATTTTATTACCTGATCGTGGGTTCTATGTAAGACACGAAAAAAACGATTTAATTAGGCTTAAAAAAGCGAAAAGTTATCTGAAATCAATTTTGTTAGAAAAAATAAATCCTTTGGTTCACAAATATGAATCAAATTTGAATACAAAAGTTAAGAAATTAACAATTCGTACGATGAGATCCTTATGGGGGAGTTGTAATTCAAAAAACTATATTTCAATCAATCTAAGTTTGATACATTGTCCAGATTTTATCATTGAATATATCGTTTTACACGAAATTGCTCATACCATCCAACATAACCATTCCCAGAAATTCTGGAATATAGTAAAATCTCAGAATCCAAATTATAAAGTCGCAGAAAAATGGTTAAAAGACACTGGAAAAACTTATATATATTATTTAAATTAA
- a CDS encoding putative porin, with translation MLVQNFIKIFVFFILLLFLPKESQAEIIWGPSIEKSGGEYIFETGNKFPNLSGIRGGSRISFPRTFTLFGVQATYTKNRWEINGKIKTTGWNQKSGEARDEDFLLGTISTEKTTNIATREWSYRDAATVYSGSRNFADGKGKSTIVENRIEFFGRYYFQDANPDYWKEGSGFFISTGARYSYFKYLFYDVNQFIETTPVFYAPIGLGLSYSNDLWEVFYGGGYRYSKNNLYFDFSFMPSIGRIKTRDFHVQRSINFFSENYGFGWASKIEMGYQFHPSWLSYFRINHRRFFSEGRFTSQGGLTVSDLTSNLVSGFKSHINIKDFSIEIGVLNKIEWNVPSDIKPQQQDIPAKEKTESNESN, from the coding sequence ATGTTGGTGCAAAATTTTATTAAAATTTTCGTATTTTTTATCCTCTTACTTTTTCTCCCGAAAGAATCACAAGCCGAAATTATCTGGGGACCTTCGATTGAGAAATCTGGAGGTGAATACATTTTTGAAACTGGGAATAAATTCCCCAATTTATCGGGCATCAGAGGAGGATCTAGAATATCTTTTCCGAGAACATTTACTCTATTCGGTGTCCAAGCTACTTACACTAAAAATAGATGGGAGATAAATGGAAAAATAAAAACAACTGGTTGGAATCAAAAATCAGGCGAAGCCAGAGATGAAGACTTTTTATTAGGCACCATCTCAACGGAAAAAACCACAAATATTGCTACCAGAGAATGGAGTTATAGAGACGCAGCCACTGTATATTCGGGGAGTCGGAATTTCGCTGATGGCAAAGGAAAATCTACCATAGTTGAGAATAGAATCGAATTTTTTGGAAGGTACTATTTTCAGGATGCAAATCCTGATTATTGGAAGGAAGGTTCGGGATTTTTCATATCCACGGGAGCTCGTTATTCATACTTTAAATATCTATTTTACGACGTGAATCAATTCATCGAAACAACACCTGTTTTTTACGCTCCAATTGGTTTGGGATTGAGTTACTCGAATGACTTATGGGAAGTATTTTATGGTGGTGGTTATCGATATTCTAAAAACAATTTATATTTCGACTTTAGTTTTATGCCGTCTATTGGTAGAATTAAAACCAGAGATTTTCACGTTCAAAGATCTATTAACTTTTTCTCTGAAAATTATGGTTTCGGTTGGGCTTCCAAAATTGAAATGGGTTACCAATTTCACCCGTCTTGGTTGAGTTATTTTAGAATTAACCACCGACGTTTTTTTTCAGAAGGTAGATTTACTTCTCAAGGTGGATTAACAGTATCAGATCTAACATCCAACCTAGTTTCAGGCTTTAAATCCCATATCAATATTAAAGATTTTTCAATTGAAATAGGTGTACTAAATAAAATAGAGTGGAATGTGCCATCAGACATAAAACCCCAACAACAAGATATACCAGCGAAAGAAAAAACAGAATCGAATGAATCAAATTGA
- a CDS encoding ParA family protein: MGNVDTMFDLEEAAKFVGLNPDDFQVKVSDLKVPGWKTGEFKKSVLSKYFETENTDGFDSSVIAISNQKGGEGKTTISLYLAEALSENHKVLLIDWDPQANATQLFLNDDVPSIMDYLGYRGKKSKHIEPAIRTVSTNFDLLPSTLELANLTTPYERDDFELLKEAILPLRSSYEFIIIDCPPSLGLILENALICADYILVPIQTRAFSLQGIRDLYETIQKIQRKANQRLKLLGAVLNQYEGQKALAGLAEGVKKYFPVFETVIQRRESIPQAQAKMSFLSKIDITTMKNFRELAAEVKEKINVQKN; the protein is encoded by the coding sequence ATGGGTAACGTGGATACAATGTTTGATTTGGAAGAAGCTGCCAAATTTGTAGGTTTAAATCCAGATGATTTTCAAGTGAAAGTTTCGGATCTAAAAGTACCAGGTTGGAAAACCGGCGAATTCAAAAAATCTGTATTATCAAAGTATTTTGAGACAGAAAATACAGATGGTTTTGATAGTAGTGTTATTGCTATTTCTAACCAGAAGGGAGGAGAGGGGAAAACAACTATTAGTCTATATTTGGCGGAAGCCCTTTCCGAAAACCATAAAGTACTTTTAATCGATTGGGACCCACAGGCTAATGCAACACAGTTATTTCTTAACGATGATGTTCCATCCATAATGGATTATCTCGGATATCGGGGTAAAAAATCTAAGCATATTGAACCCGCAATCCGTACTGTTTCTACAAATTTTGATCTTTTGCCATCAACTTTGGAACTTGCCAATCTCACAACTCCTTATGAAAGAGATGACTTTGAACTTTTAAAGGAAGCAATTTTACCACTTAGATCAAGTTATGAGTTTATTATAATTGATTGCCCACCGTCATTAGGTTTAATTTTAGAGAACGCATTGATTTGCGCTGATTATATATTAGTGCCGATTCAAACTAGAGCATTCAGTTTACAAGGGATTCGTGACTTATACGAAACAATTCAAAAAATCCAAAGAAAAGCAAACCAACGATTAAAACTTCTTGGAGCTGTTTTGAACCAATATGAGGGCCAGAAAGCTTTAGCTGGACTAGCGGAAGGGGTCAAAAAGTATTTCCCAGTTTTTGAAACCGTGATTCAGAGGCGTGAATCCATCCCACAAGCACAAGCGAAGATGAGTTTTTTATCTAAAATTGATATTACTACAATGAAAAATTTTCGAGAATTAGCAGCCGAGGTGAAGGAGAAAATAAATGTCCAAAAAAACTGA
- a CDS encoding ParB/RepB/Spo0J family partition protein — translation MSKKTEFQALDLISAYSEKKKSPSHLELNQIFPNPTQPRLIGREDTSDLLPSMERLGLIEPILVRKDKGKYLIVAGERRYRAALKLGWKEIPAIVTEANEDVCYEMSLAENEKRKNLNPWEVGKAIQYLRKEKKKSADEVSILLGYSERYVKQLSSIARLDQKSVMELMISGKPLSVKNLEDLLKRKENRGGEIISPRVTSSQNKVSINLGKLNGKLRDSFLKELNSLKKKYGINE, via the coding sequence ATGTCCAAAAAAACTGAATTCCAAGCCTTAGATTTAATTTCAGCTTATTCTGAGAAAAAGAAATCTCCTTCTCATTTGGAATTAAATCAAATTTTTCCAAACCCCACACAACCTCGACTTATTGGCCGAGAAGATACTTCAGATTTACTTCCTTCGATGGAAAGATTAGGTTTAATTGAACCAATTTTAGTAAGAAAAGACAAGGGGAAATATTTGATTGTTGCTGGCGAAAGGCGGTACCGCGCTGCTTTAAAACTTGGTTGGAAGGAAATTCCTGCTATTGTAACAGAAGCAAATGAAGATGTGTGTTATGAAATGTCTTTGGCTGAAAATGAAAAAAGGAAAAATTTAAATCCTTGGGAAGTGGGAAAGGCGATTCAATACCTTCGTAAAGAAAAGAAAAAATCTGCGGATGAAGTATCTATTCTTTTAGGTTACAGTGAAAGATATGTAAAACAACTTAGTAGTATAGCCAGATTAGATCAAAAATCGGTAATGGAATTGATGATAAGTGGTAAACCCCTATCCGTAAAAAATTTAGAAGATTTATTGAAACGGAAGGAAAATAGGGGGGGTGAAATCATTTCACCCCGTGTCACATCATCCCAAAATAAAGTTAGCATCAATTTAGGCAAATTAAATGGTAAATTAAGAGATAGTTTTTTAAAAGAGTTAAACTCTTTAAAGAAAAAATACGGTATCAACGAATAG
- a CDS encoding DUF1569 domain-containing protein, translated as MKSILKLKTIDDIEKELSIIISCEKKQKADITLSQIFDFLAESIELSIQGVGFKTKRSAVNKLLGKYKFAKLISKGHYTKTNQIPGFPPKDLGDPDSAQLRLKTSLTAFKLHSGPFADHPVFGDLDKKQWEKIHGILASFLFSYIQLFGDEKLRFIKDRENKKDRNFSDKRQNQNHNQKKKEERGDSKPSGHNSRKWKNKKKSHYKGNKNQGGGLK; from the coding sequence ATGAAATCAATTTTAAAGTTAAAAACCATAGATGATATCGAAAAGGAACTATCGATAATTATAAGCTGCGAGAAAAAACAAAAAGCTGATATAACCTTGTCTCAAATTTTTGATTTTTTGGCAGAATCTATTGAATTATCAATTCAAGGAGTTGGTTTCAAAACCAAACGATCTGCAGTTAATAAACTTCTCGGAAAATACAAGTTTGCGAAATTAATCTCCAAAGGTCATTATACAAAAACTAATCAAATTCCAGGGTTTCCACCCAAGGATTTAGGTGATCCAGATTCGGCTCAATTGCGATTAAAAACTTCATTAACAGCTTTCAAATTACATTCAGGTCCATTTGCAGATCATCCCGTTTTTGGAGATCTCGATAAAAAACAATGGGAAAAAATACACGGCATTCTTGCTTCATTTTTGTTTAGTTACATACAACTGTTTGGTGATGAAAAATTACGGTTTATCAAAGATAGAGAAAACAAAAAAGATAGAAATTTCTCGGACAAAAGACAAAATCAAAACCATAACCAAAAGAAAAAAGAAGAACGTGGTGATTCTAAACCAAGTGGTCACAATAGCAGAAAATGGAAAAACAAAAAAAAATCACATTATAAAGGCAACAAAAATCAAGGTGGTGGTCTAAAGTGA
- a CDS encoding NADPH-dependent FMN reductase, which yields MKITLVCGSHRKNSQSLKVSKYLSKILDQKGIESNILDLGNSPLPIWDPSMWEKSSELKKFWTEYSIGLADSEAFIFVSPEYAGMASPALKNFFLYLSGGDISHKPGLIITVSSGMGGSYPNAELRMSSYKNTRIVYTPDHVIVRHVESVLNAETSESKEDEYIRGRLNYVLAVLVEYGKAFNSIRSSGVIDIKTYPFGL from the coding sequence GTGAAGATAACACTAGTTTGTGGAAGTCATAGAAAAAATTCCCAATCATTAAAGGTTTCGAAATATTTATCAAAAATTTTAGATCAAAAAGGTATAGAATCGAATATACTAGATTTAGGAAATTCGCCTTTACCAATCTGGGATCCTTCGATGTGGGAAAAAAGTTCTGAATTAAAAAAGTTTTGGACTGAATACAGTATAGGTTTGGCCGATTCTGAAGCATTTATATTTGTTTCGCCAGAATATGCTGGAATGGCAAGTCCCGCTTTAAAAAACTTTTTTTTATACCTGTCAGGTGGGGATATTTCTCATAAACCTGGGCTCATCATAACCGTATCAAGTGGTATGGGTGGAAGTTACCCGAACGCAGAATTGCGAATGTCTAGTTACAAAAATACTCGAATCGTTTATACTCCAGACCATGTAATAGTAAGGCATGTTGAATCAGTTTTAAACGCTGAAACTTCTGAATCCAAAGAAGATGAATATATCCGTGGCAGACTAAATTATGTATTAGCAGTCTTAGTAGAATATGGAAAAGCCTTTAATTCTATTAGGTCAAGTGGCGTGATTGATATAAAAACATACCCTTTTGGATTATAA
- a CDS encoding acyltransferase family protein, which translates to MFQKDNCHMEWELLGIILAGMVTFTCKFFKNPLVLPSPMHSNQGRETRFDILRGLAMIGIVMIHIHSYFQFFHPADSFIIKNTLLLSNLARFSVPIFILTSAIFLRKKDGYWNSKVKHLVLPYTLFSILGYWIKYEDHTLNEFFLFYILGKVFTPFYFVPLLLQFYLVFYILNSILINEKWNSLILAISFIINILSNLGIFDTILPIQYHSISIFNYIFFFILGVQIGNLKFAQSQNKGNSSFTLFVYFSVFLGLLIVFSHSYDMDLKNHHTIYPIFFLIFVWNFLDNINPSLSNILSYIGNQSLFIFLLHPFIIHFMHSIDPYTFGGPFLGYIVTLILNVVIPIFVAFIIQKGMFLYQSRHLT; encoded by the coding sequence ATGTTCCAAAAGGACAACTGCCACATGGAATGGGAATTATTAGGGATCATACTAGCTGGAATGGTAACATTCACATGCAAATTTTTCAAAAATCCGCTGGTTTTACCATCACCAATGCATTCAAACCAAGGAAGGGAAACACGTTTTGATATCTTACGTGGCTTAGCGATGATTGGAATTGTGATGATACATATCCATTCTTACTTTCAGTTCTTTCATCCGGCAGATTCGTTCATCATTAAAAATACACTTTTATTATCAAATTTAGCACGTTTTTCCGTGCCCATTTTTATATTAACTTCTGCCATTTTTTTACGAAAAAAGGATGGGTATTGGAATTCGAAAGTGAAACACCTTGTATTACCATATACTCTCTTTTCAATCTTAGGATATTGGATTAAATATGAAGATCATACACTGAATGAATTTTTCCTATTTTATATCTTAGGAAAAGTATTTACTCCATTTTATTTTGTTCCTCTCCTACTACAATTTTATCTCGTATTCTATATATTGAATTCAATTTTGATAAATGAAAAGTGGAATTCACTCATACTTGCAATTTCATTTATCATTAATATCCTTTCGAATTTAGGAATTTTTGATACAATTTTGCCAATTCAGTATCATTCCATCTCAATCTTTAATTATATATTCTTTTTTATATTGGGAGTTCAAATCGGGAATTTGAAATTCGCCCAGTCACAAAATAAAGGAAACTCTTCATTCACTTTATTTGTTTATTTTTCAGTTTTTCTAGGATTACTAATAGTTTTTAGTCACTCTTATGATATGGATCTTAAAAATCACCACACAATTTATCCGATTTTCTTCTTAATTTTTGTGTGGAATTTTCTCGATAATATCAATCCTAGCTTATCAAATATCCTAAGTTATATAGGCAACCAAAGCCTATTTATCTTTTTACTTCATCCTTTCATTATTCATTTCATGCATAGCATAGACCCATATACTTTTGGGGGTCCGTTTTTGGGATACATTGTAACTCTAATTTTGAATGTCGTTATACCAATATTTGTAGCTTTTATAATCCAAAAGGGTATGTTTTTATATCAATCACGCCACTTGACCTAA
- a CDS encoding Crp/Fnr family transcriptional regulator — protein MSKISIPPNQRIFKEGELNNAMYIILQGNVEIFFTVNNSQTRLALMKPGDFFGEMALFSSNPRSATARTITNCEVAVIESKQQLENFLVKNPKFAAKMVSIMADRLAKTNELLISSMEKSAVAKKIEFSTELGKDLRADIGSI, from the coding sequence ATGAGCAAAATCAGCATTCCGCCGAACCAAAGGATCTTCAAAGAAGGGGAGTTGAATAATGCTATGTACATCATTTTACAGGGGAACGTAGAAATCTTTTTTACAGTGAACAACAGCCAAACTCGATTGGCTCTCATGAAACCTGGAGACTTCTTTGGAGAGATGGCCCTTTTTAGTTCCAACCCTAGAAGTGCCACTGCAAGAACCATTACAAATTGTGAAGTGGCAGTCATTGAAAGCAAACAACAGTTAGAAAATTTTCTAGTAAAAAATCCTAAGTTTGCAGCAAAGATGGTTTCGATTATGGCAGATCGATTAGCTAAAACAAATGAATTATTAATCAGCAGTATGGAAAAATCAGCGGTAGCTAAGAAAATCGAATTTAGTACTGAATTAGGAAAAGATTTAAGAGCAGATATAGGGAGTATTTGA
- a CDS encoding HDOD domain-containing protein, with amino-acid sequence MSIPPLITFQEDFLSGKLITKEYVHFSEVDCPELDVWIGRVVRSISLEFLHEILFTILSELLVNGCKANGKRIFFQEQGLDLWNEKDYARGIILYKDEFGHNRKRVFLSLEKTNYSIILSTVYKEDFIEFRVRNNAKILPEEKNRILKRVQASVKYKNINDAYRESVDNEESSGLGIVLIHILLRNSGIPNQFFELVTGDDFTEVIIRIPKQLIPKENQTRIKEILIREVNSLPPLPAQINKLIIIAKKKDVTFHEIATEAEKDPAIAAEIIKIANSPLFGVHKSIVSVFEGVKRIGLKNLESIFLALGAKKILNSRYAKQVLVWTHSFKTSMYVKFLLEEKRKHIQLLESATIAALLHDLGRMVLLSLDLSQVNQIRVLRSDDNTEISEWVEEYTVGTTHSEIGYLISEKWRFPEEILDVIRYHHKPWQCKTRNNILCQIIYLADILANIGKGKGNYFTVEPEVLDYFEIHSEKDFREMQDRFKINFEEHREEYQNLFI; translated from the coding sequence ATGTCGATTCCCCCACTCATCACATTCCAGGAGGACTTCCTTTCGGGAAAATTGATCACCAAAGAATATGTCCACTTTTCGGAAGTGGACTGCCCGGAATTGGATGTTTGGATCGGTAGAGTGGTCAGGAGCATTTCACTAGAATTTTTGCACGAAATCCTTTTTACCATTCTGAGTGAACTTTTGGTCAATGGATGTAAAGCAAATGGAAAGCGAATTTTCTTCCAAGAACAGGGGTTAGACTTATGGAATGAAAAAGATTATGCCAGAGGGATCATCTTATACAAAGATGAATTTGGTCATAATCGAAAACGTGTATTTTTATCTTTAGAGAAAACGAACTATTCCATTATTTTAAGTACTGTTTATAAAGAAGATTTTATTGAGTTTCGAGTTCGGAATAATGCAAAGATTTTACCTGAAGAAAAAAACAGAATTTTAAAACGTGTTCAAGCTTCCGTAAAATATAAAAATATAAATGATGCATACCGAGAGTCTGTCGACAACGAGGAAAGTTCCGGTTTAGGAATTGTATTAATTCATATCCTACTCCGTAATTCTGGCATTCCAAATCAATTTTTCGAGTTGGTTACAGGTGATGATTTTACTGAAGTGATCATTCGAATTCCTAAACAGTTGATCCCAAAGGAAAATCAAACTCGAATTAAAGAGATTTTAATACGCGAAGTCAATTCACTACCTCCCCTACCAGCCCAAATCAACAAATTGATCATCATTGCAAAAAAGAAAGATGTCACTTTTCATGAAATTGCTACCGAGGCGGAGAAGGATCCAGCAATCGCTGCAGAAATCATAAAAATAGCGAACTCCCCTCTTTTTGGTGTCCATAAGTCAATTGTATCCGTTTTCGAAGGTGTAAAAAGGATTGGTTTAAAAAATTTAGAATCAATTTTTTTAGCATTGGGGGCAAAAAAAATACTTAACTCTCGTTATGCGAAACAAGTTCTAGTTTGGACTCATTCCTTTAAAACTTCCATGTATGTAAAATTTCTTTTAGAAGAAAAAAGAAAACACATACAACTATTAGAATCAGCAACTATCGCTGCATTATTACATGATTTAGGAAGGATGGTTTTACTTTCTCTAGATCTTAGCCAAGTAAACCAAATTCGAGTTTTAAGAAGTGATGATAATACAGAAATTTCGGAATGGGTGGAAGAATATACAGTTGGAACTACCCATTCAGAAATCGGATATTTGATTTCTGAAAAGTGGCGTTTCCCAGAGGAAATTTTAGATGTAATCCGATACCATCACAAACCTTGGCAATGTAAAACTAGAAATAACATTCTGTGCCAAATCATTTATTTAGCTGACATATTGGCAAATATCGGGAAAGGGAAAGGAAATTATTTCACAGTGGAACCAGAAGTTTTAGATTATTTTGAAATCCACTCAGAAAAAGATTTTCGCGAAATGCAAGATAGGTTTAAAATCAATTTTGAGGAACATAGAGAAGAATACCAAAATCTCTTTATTTAA